A single region of the Blattabacterium cuenoti genome encodes:
- a CDS encoding SPFH domain-containing protein, with amino-acid sequence MSIFSLLFYGILIILILSLFSSFIFIINQKTAAIVERMGKFHSIRYAGLNFKIPIIDNIIGKLSLKIQQLDILIDTKTKDNVFVKVKISVQFQVIKDKVYEAFYKLDNSHTQITSYIFDVVRAEVPKMRLDDVFERKDNIAIAVKGELEEAMLDYGYSIIKALVTDLEPDEQVKLAMNRINTAEREKVAAEYKAEAEKIKIIAKAKAEAESKKLQGKGTADQRREIARGILESVEVLNNVGINSQEASALIVVTQHYDTLQSMGENSNTNLILLPNSPGAASEMLNNMIASFNISNQIGETIKKKNNKNKS; translated from the coding sequence ATGAGTATTTTTAGTTTACTATTTTATGGAATATTAATTATTTTAATATTGTCTTTATTTTCTAGTTTTATATTTATAATTAATCAAAAAACAGCAGCTATCGTTGAAAGAATGGGAAAATTTCATAGTATTCGTTATGCTGGATTAAATTTTAAAATTCCTATTATAGATAATATAATAGGAAAACTTTCATTGAAAATTCAACAATTGGATATTTTAATAGATACAAAAACTAAAGATAATGTTTTTGTAAAAGTAAAAATATCAGTTCAATTTCAAGTAATTAAAGATAAAGTATATGAAGCTTTTTATAAATTGGACAATTCTCATACTCAAATAACTTCTTATATATTTGATGTTGTCAGAGCGGAAGTTCCAAAAATGCGTTTAGATGATGTTTTTGAGAGAAAAGATAACATTGCTATTGCAGTAAAAGGGGAATTAGAAGAAGCTATGTTGGATTATGGATATTCCATAATTAAAGCATTAGTTACAGATCTTGAACCAGATGAACAAGTTAAACTAGCTATGAATCGTATTAATACTGCTGAAAGAGAAAAAGTAGCAGCTGAATATAAAGCGGAAGCTGAAAAAATTAAAATTATAGCCAAAGCTAAAGCAGAAGCTGAAAGTAAAAAATTACAAGGAAAAGGGACAGCAGATCAACGTAGAGAGATAGCTAGAGGTATTTTAGAATCTGTTGAAGTGTTAAATAATGTAGGAATTAATTCACAAGAAGCTTCTGCTTTGATTGTAGTAACACAACATTATGATACTCTTCAATCTATGGGAGAAAACAGTAATACCAATTTAATTTTATTACCTAATTCACCAGGTGCAGCTAGTGAAATGTTAAATAATATGATTGCTTCATTTAATATTTCTAATCAAATTGGAGAAACTATTAAAAAAAAGAACAATAAAAATAAATCATAA
- a CDS encoding endonuclease III domain-containing protein has protein sequence MNYLSKKVKIIEKILNFLYPNPINSLYYINEYTLLIAIILTSKSKEKKVNEITKHLFQKIKTPKDAAKISIKNIKNIIKSIGLYNKKSKNIYELSIILIKKYNEIVPKNILKLKSLPGVGHKTASVFLSNVSNYPVFPVDTHIHRMMYRWELSNGKNVKKTEEDAKRIFRKSNWKKLHLQIIFYAKKYSPSKKWDCKKDIIYQEFLKNNLFKRLD, from the coding sequence ATGAATTATTTATCTAAAAAAGTAAAAATTATTGAAAAAATATTAAATTTTTTATATCCTAATCCAATTAATTCTTTATATTATATTAATGAATATACTTTACTTATAGCTATAATACTTACTTCTAAAAGTAAAGAAAAAAAAGTAAATGAAATAACAAAACATTTGTTTCAAAAAATTAAAACTCCTAAAGATGCGGCTAAAATTTCTATAAAAAATATAAAAAATATTATAAAAAGTATAGGCCTTTATAATAAAAAATCGAAAAATATTTATGAACTATCTATTATTTTAATAAAAAAATACAATGAAATTGTTCCTAAAAATATTTTAAAACTAAAATCTTTACCTGGAGTAGGACATAAAACAGCATCTGTTTTTCTATCTAATGTCTCAAATTATCCTGTATTTCCTGTAGATACTCATATTCATAGAATGATGTATCGTTGGGAATTAAGCAATGGAAAAAATGTGAAAAAAACAGAAGAAGATGCTAAACGTATTTTTAGAAAAAGTAATTGGAAAAAATTGCATCTTCAAATTATTTTTTACGCTAAAAAATATTCTCCTTCCAAAAAATGGGATTGTAAAAAAGATATAATTTATCAAGAATTTTTAAAAAATAATTTATTTAAAAGATTAGATTAG
- a CDS encoding iron-sulfur cluster assembly protein: MSRDCSLEDRIIFILKSIYDPEISVDIYELGLIYDIQISSKKEVKIVMTLTTPNCPVAESLPMEVRKKVKSIKEINKVDVILTFDPPWGKELMSEEARLELGLL, from the coding sequence ATGAGTAGAGATTGTTCTTTGGAAGATCGTATTATTTTTATATTAAAAAGTATATATGATCCAGAGATTTCAGTAGATATTTATGAACTTGGTCTTATTTATGATATTCAAATTTCTAGTAAAAAAGAGGTTAAAATAGTGATGACATTAACAACGCCGAATTGTCCAGTAGCAGAAAGTTTACCTATGGAAGTAAGAAAAAAAGTAAAATCTATAAAAGAAATAAACAAGGTTGATGTAATTTTAACATTTGATCCTCCTTGGGGGAAAGAATTAATGAGCGAAGAAGCTCGTTTAGAATTAGGATTGTTATAA
- a CDS encoding DUF3127 domain-containing protein, which yields MEIIGRIKKLFEIQKFGSGFRKREIVLTTEEPYSQNILIEFIQDKVDLLENVKTKDKIKVFINIRGREWTNPEGITKYFNSIQGWKIEDTYTETSKKTSAISPSLSSDDFDDLPF from the coding sequence ATGGAAATTATAGGAAGAATTAAAAAACTATTTGAAATTCAAAAATTTGGCAGTGGATTTAGAAAAAGAGAAATAGTTTTAACGACTGAAGAACCATATTCTCAAAATATATTAATTGAATTTATTCAAGATAAAGTGGATTTATTGGAAAATGTAAAAACAAAAGATAAAATAAAAGTTTTTATTAACATTAGGGGAAGAGAATGGACAAATCCCGAAGGGATAACTAAATATTTTAATTCTATACAAGGATGGAAAATAGAGGATACATATACAGAAACTTCAAAAAAAACTTCTGCGATCTCTCCATCTTTGTCTTCTGATGATTTTGATGATTTACCTTTCTAA
- a CDS encoding ATP-dependent Clp protease ATP-binding subunit encodes MIHHYSSNSIKKIFFSSAYSDSDEDIENDSSTSSSYGSEGKSSGYYGGASIKSNTPVLDNFGRDLNAIAMEGKLDPVVGRDQEVERVSQILSRRKKNNPLLIGEPGVGKSAIAEGLALRIVQKKVSRVLYNKRVVILDLASLVAGTKYRGQFEERMKAIINESEKNTELILFIDEIHTMIGAGGTTGSLDASNMFKPALARGYIQCIGATTLNEYRQYIEKDGALERRFQKIIVQPSSEEETIEILKKIKGKYETHHNVLYTEKAIKACVNLTGRYIIDRYLPDKAIDALDESGARVHIKNIKVPQEIVFLEKELESLRKEKSKVVKSQKYEEAARLRDTEKRIEKKLIKAQKEWEESSKENKEIVSEENVEEVVSMMSGVPVNRIAQAEMKKLNNMINLLKDKIVGQDEAVEKIVKAVQRNRTGLKDPNSIIGSFIFLGQTGVGKTYLAKIFAKELFDSEESLIRIDMSEYMEKFSVTRLIGAPPGYVGYEEGGQLTEIIRRRPYSVILLDEIEKAHYEVFNILLQILDYGCVTDSIGKKINFKNTVIIFTSNTGTQQLKEFGQGIGFYTKARQSNNYIKNILEQALKKTFSPEFLNRIDDIIVFNSLTKKDISKITNIELEKIILHVSNLGYKLTLLQEVKDFIKKKGFDNEYGARPLKRVIEKFIKNPISECIISEKLKKGDQILLKINNKNNDIEVIINN; translated from the coding sequence ATGATTCATCATTATTCGTCAAATAGTATAAAAAAAATTTTTTTCTCTTCTGCTTATTCAGATTCAGATGAAGATATTGAAAATGATAGTTCTACTTCTTCTTCTTATGGATCTGAAGGAAAGAGTTCTGGTTATTATGGAGGAGCTTCAATAAAAAGCAATACCCCTGTATTAGATAATTTTGGAAGAGATTTAAATGCTATAGCTATGGAAGGAAAATTAGATCCTGTAGTAGGGAGAGATCAGGAAGTAGAACGTGTATCTCAAATATTGAGTAGAAGAAAAAAAAATAATCCTTTACTTATAGGCGAACCTGGAGTTGGTAAATCAGCTATTGCTGAAGGATTAGCATTACGTATTGTACAAAAAAAAGTTTCTAGAGTATTATATAATAAAAGAGTCGTCATATTAGATTTAGCTAGTTTAGTTGCAGGAACTAAATATAGAGGTCAATTTGAAGAAAGAATGAAAGCTATTATAAATGAATCAGAAAAAAATACAGAATTAATACTTTTTATAGATGAAATTCATACCATGATTGGAGCAGGTGGAACTACAGGTTCATTAGATGCTTCCAATATGTTTAAACCTGCTTTAGCAAGAGGATATATTCAATGTATTGGTGCAACTACATTAAATGAATATAGACAATACATAGAAAAAGATGGTGCTTTAGAACGAAGATTTCAAAAAATTATAGTACAACCTTCTTCTGAAGAAGAAACTATAGAAATTTTAAAAAAAATAAAGGGAAAATATGAAACTCATCATAATGTTCTTTATACAGAAAAAGCTATTAAAGCTTGTGTAAATCTTACGGGACGATATATTATTGATCGTTATTTGCCAGATAAAGCTATTGATGCCTTAGATGAATCAGGAGCTCGCGTACATATAAAAAATATTAAAGTTCCACAAGAAATAGTTTTTCTAGAAAAAGAATTAGAAAGTCTTCGTAAAGAAAAATCTAAAGTAGTTAAAAGTCAAAAATATGAAGAAGCAGCGCGTTTACGTGATACAGAAAAACGTATAGAAAAAAAATTAATAAAAGCACAAAAAGAGTGGGAAGAATCTTCTAAAGAAAATAAAGAAATTGTATCCGAAGAAAATGTTGAAGAAGTGGTATCCATGATGAGTGGAGTTCCAGTTAACAGAATAGCTCAAGCTGAAATGAAAAAATTGAATAATATGATCAATCTTTTAAAAGATAAAATAGTAGGACAAGATGAAGCCGTAGAAAAAATAGTAAAAGCTGTTCAAAGAAATAGAACTGGATTAAAAGATCCTAATTCTATTATAGGATCTTTTATTTTTTTAGGTCAAACAGGAGTTGGAAAAACCTATTTAGCAAAAATTTTTGCGAAAGAATTATTTGATTCAGAAGAATCATTAATACGAATAGATATGAGTGAATATATGGAAAAATTTTCTGTTACTAGATTAATAGGAGCTCCTCCTGGTTATGTAGGATATGAAGAAGGAGGACAATTAACAGAAATTATACGTCGTAGACCTTATTCTGTTATATTGTTGGATGAAATAGAAAAAGCTCATTATGAAGTATTCAATATTTTGTTACAAATATTGGATTATGGATGTGTTACAGATAGTATTGGAAAAAAAATAAATTTTAAAAATACCGTAATTATTTTTACTTCAAATACAGGAACACAGCAATTAAAAGAATTTGGTCAGGGTATAGGATTTTATACTAAAGCAAGACAATCAAATAATTATATTAAAAATATTCTAGAACAAGCGTTAAAAAAAACTTTTTCTCCTGAATTTTTAAATAGAATAGACGATATTATCGTTTTTAATTCTTTAACTAAAAAAGATATATCTAAAATAACTAACATAGAATTGGAAAAAATAATTTTACATGTATCTAATTTAGGTTATAAATTAACTTTACTTCAGGAAGTAAAAGATTTTATTAAAAAAAAAGGATTTGACAATGAATATGGGGCTCGTCCTTTAAAAAGAGTAATAGAAAAATTCATAAAAAATCCTATATCAGAATGTATAATTAGTGAAAAATTAAAAAAAGGAGATCAAATTTTATTAAAAATAAATAATAAAAATAACGATATAGAAGTTATTATTAATAATTAA
- a CDS encoding AAA family ATPase, whose product MLILNQSFFKNLIDKYRPIKWNEVVGQTDITITLKKAIQENRLSQFLFFFGPKGVGKNTCARILANELNSFSKFEIIQNIFEINGNFNNSLEYIYNITNKSIFLSKKGKYNILIIREIHMFSKNFFNFFLKFIEEKHPHILFIFCETEEKKIPELILLRCKVYEFKRISIKEIFFHLKMIAEKENIEIENEALFVLSKYAEGSIGKAIYIFDKLNNYDINGKKISKEFIMKKLGIIDVKYYFKIIDHLLNEKMHKIFILLDKIYQYEIDSYNFIIGLIKHFKNLFLSKNTETISILKFEKKIIESYIEQSKKISYLLLINALNICISLEKEYKLNSNSKLTIEIYLIQLVHFFYFKKNHYNKLKLVENNQEFLFYAKNEKIHFLHKNWINFIQKFSDKINTIYLDFLKNEIQFKIIKNKIFFMIPYRLVNSDFLLIQTHFIKYFKKKLNNPYLEFKIIKIKSKGTPIEQYNFLYKKNKLVETLIERLNLKISYSARQEEKKSL is encoded by the coding sequence ATGTTGATTTTGAATCAAAGTTTTTTTAAAAACTTAATTGATAAATATAGACCCATAAAATGGAATGAAGTGGTAGGTCAAACAGATATTACTATCACTTTAAAAAAAGCAATACAAGAAAATAGATTATCTCAATTTTTATTTTTTTTTGGACCAAAAGGAGTAGGAAAAAATACATGTGCTCGTATTTTAGCAAATGAATTAAACTCATTTTCAAAATTTGAAATTATTCAAAATATATTTGAAATTAATGGAAATTTTAATAATTCATTAGAATATATTTATAATATTACTAATAAATCTATTTTTTTATCTAAAAAAGGGAAATATAATATTCTTATTATTAGGGAAATACATATGTTTTCTAAAAATTTTTTCAATTTTTTTTTAAAATTTATAGAAGAGAAACATCCGCATATTTTATTTATTTTTTGTGAAACAGAAGAAAAAAAAATTCCAGAATTGATTTTATTGCGTTGTAAAGTTTATGAATTTAAAAGAATTTCTATAAAAGAAATTTTTTTTCATTTAAAAATGATCGCTGAAAAAGAAAATATAGAAATAGAAAATGAGGCCTTATTTGTTCTTTCTAAATATGCGGAAGGATCTATTGGAAAGGCTATTTATATATTTGATAAATTAAATAATTATGATATAAATGGTAAAAAAATATCTAAGGAGTTTATCATGAAAAAATTGGGGATAATTGATGTTAAATATTATTTTAAAATAATAGATCATCTTTTAAATGAAAAAATGCATAAAATATTCATTTTATTGGATAAAATATACCAATATGAAATTGATTCTTATAATTTTATAATTGGGTTAATAAAACATTTCAAAAATTTATTTTTATCTAAAAATACAGAAACAATTTCTATCTTAAAATTTGAAAAAAAAATAATAGAATCTTATATTGAACAATCAAAAAAAATATCTTATTTACTTTTAATAAACGCTTTGAATATTTGTATTTCTTTGGAAAAAGAATACAAATTGAATTCAAATTCAAAATTAACAATAGAAATATATTTAATTCAATTAGTACATTTTTTTTATTTTAAAAAAAATCATTATAATAAATTAAAATTGGTAGAAAATAATCAAGAATTTCTTTTTTATGCAAAAAATGAAAAAATTCATTTTTTGCATAAAAATTGGATAAATTTTATACAAAAATTTTCAGATAAAATAAATACTATTTATTTAGATTTTTTAAAAAACGAAATACAATTTAAAATCATAAAAAATAAAATATTTTTTATGATACCCTACAGATTAGTAAATAGCGATTTTTTATTAATTCAAACACATTTTATAAAATACTTCAAAAAAAAATTAAATAATCCATATTTAGAATTTAAAATTATAAAAATTAAATCAAAGGGAACTCCAATAGAACAATATAATTTTTTATATAAAAAAAATAAATTAGTAGAAACATTAATAGAACGATTAAATTTAAAAATATCTTATTCTGCAAGACAAGAAGAAAAAAAATCATTATAA